In the genome of Pseudanabaena mucicola str. Chao 1806, the window TGGATTGATTACACACCAACAGGAAGAATTGATCAGTTCTATTCCGATTTGTCGGTTATTGATAAAGATGGCAAAGAAGTCGATCGCCAAACGATCCATGTGAACAAGCCCTTGAAATACAAGGGAGTCACCTTCTATCAAGCGAACTGGGATATTCACGCCATCAAATTTACGCTGAATAATAGTCCTGTTCTCCAATTGCCTGTCAATAAATTGGAATCTCAAAATGGTGGGCGGCAAGTTTGGGGAACATGGATTCCGACTAAGCCTGATCTCAGTGCAGGAGTGACACTCATTACGCCAGATTTGCAAGGTACTTTCTTGATTTATGACGAGCAAGGAAATCTACTCACGACAGTGCGAACTAATGGTAAAGCAGAAGTTAATGGTGTTACCTTTACGCTAAAAGAAGCAATCGGCAGCACAGGCTTACAAATCAAAGCTGACCCCGGAATTCCCATTGTTTACGCAGGATTTGGACTGTTGATGTTGGGTGTCATGATGAGCTATATCAGTCATTCACAGATATGGGCTTTGCAGGTTGGCGATCGCCTTTATGTTGGAGGCAAGACCAATCGCGCCCAAGTCAGTTTTGAAGCAGAATTAGTCGATGTTACGAATGTGGTTGATAGTCAGGCGATCGCTTCTGGAGTTGCTGCCTAATTACAGTTAAATAAACTTATGTATAAAAATTCTCAAGATTTTCCTTTTACCAAGATTTTAGAAGACAATTGGCTGACTGTGCGGCGCGAACTTGAACAACTCAGCGATCGCAGTTTTGTGGAATGGCCAGAAAAGCACCTCTATCAAAATGGCTGGGATATTTTCGGTTTGTACGCCTTTGGCATGAAACTAGACAAAAATTGCCAACTCTGTCCCGAAACCACCAAACTAGTTGAGCAAATTCCTAATCTCGTCACCGCAGGCTTTTCTTCCCTTAGACCTGGCACTCATATCAAGCCCCATACTGGCTATCCCGATGGCGTACTGCGCTGTCATTTAGGATTAGTTGGTTGTGAAGGATGTGGACTGAGAGTTGGTGATGAGACACGCAAATGGGAAGAGGGTAAGACGTTGGTATTTGACGACACCACTGAACATGAGGCATGGAATCGTGGTACACAAACCCGCATCGTTCTACTCTTAGATTTTAAATAC includes:
- a CDS encoding aspartyl/asparaginyl beta-hydroxylase domain-containing protein, whose protein sequence is MYKNSQDFPFTKILEDNWLTVRRELEQLSDRSFVEWPEKHLYQNGWDIFGLYAFGMKLDKNCQLCPETTKLVEQIPNLVTAGFSSLRPGTHIKPHTGYPDGVLRCHLGLVGCEGCGLRVGDETRKWEEGKTLVFDDTTEHEAWNRGTQTRIVLLLDFKYPVEEEKSNNLEDKSVMELLKGALPFFKKK